TCAAAGCAGTACGTTACTTATTCATAAAATGGTGTCAGTATATCTATATTTAGTTATATTGGAGTAGACTACTAGGAAGATTagtcatttgtatatattttaaagtaaaaaaaaacgtaAGCGTTGGTAAGTTAATTCTGTAAAAACAGTCGCTCTAATTTAAATTACAACAAACTACCGAAAAGCTAGAACGTTCCCTCTTAGGTGTGGCTTACCTGTCGATAGTATTTGAtatcataattatgataataaaataattcatcACACATCACAAATGCACCTATATTACCGCTCACAGCAGAAACGTTATTTTTTTATTGGTGTTTTAATCATATTCATTTGCGATACAGTCTAATGTTCAGTAACTTTATAGTAAGGATTCAATTGTAGATCATAACTACAAATTGTCTTTCCCAGTCAATTGGTTAAAGCAAAACTTACTAAAATATGCCCAGCCGTGAACATAACGACACTGGCGATAGCGGTTGGTATGATGAAATATCGGTCATATTGGTTGAAATGAATCCCCTCTGGCCATACTATGGGTACCATAGTaagctttaaaacaatatatagacaaaaatataacagttattaAGTAAATGTTATGTAAATGAAATaggaaaaaatataattttgaattcATAAAGGTATTATTTTCCTGTGGATGTACCATAATTCACTTTGATTTAACTTCAAgcacataacataacataaaagaTCAAAGGAATGATGTTTATGTCCACTCAATTATTTCTTTAAACTCCAAATTACTTACAAAGCACGTTTACCATGATGATACGACATGCAGAAAATTTCTTTCGCCAAAATGGGTTTAATGTCATGGATAAAATGCTTAACCTAATGAGCGATTGGTACTATATTTCTTAGCATAACAGAATACGAGCAGCATGTTATTTTCGATGATGATTCAAGGTTTAGTGCAAAGATTATAATTTGCCTCCTTCGAAAAATTTGGAAAGATTTGAAAACAATCTGGTAAAAAAGatgatttgcataaaattatGTCCTATATGACCGATTTATTTGTTCTAGGCACAAATGATTCACGCAATGCGGAAGTTTAAATAatactatgaaattttaaaatcaaattaaaggaaTTAAAATCTGAGGACAAGtgttgaaatatatcatttaataaaaagaGTTACATGTTGCTTTCATCTTTTGTGAACTTGTTCTGTAAACGAATAATACAAAGTTAAAAGCATGACAGACATTTGAAAGATATAGATGAGAAAGAATATTCCATTTTCTATTATTTACCTgtaaattaattttgatattttaacaaaacatttagaGCATAGCACCTGCCTTCTATATTCTAATTAACTGAAACTAAtgacacaaaaaatatacatatctTTCTTCTACATATaaactatttttatcatttaatccGCCATGTATTAACTTATTTCACAAGGCGATTCATGTGTACattatttttagttttgaaatgctttgccacaGACGAATATTTATTCCTGTGCTGACGGAAATCTGGTTTGtgtgtcttgtttcttccataataatctCTTTcagtagcataaaagatgcaatctaatctaCAGTATATTTTGCAGTGTCAGTTACCAACCCCTAACGCTCTACGGCCGACAGAGTTTTTACTTGCTCCTCCCTCTGTTTACTCCCTTTTGACCTCGGCGGCGTTTCATTGATTGTCGATAACCGTGAATATAttgaatcgcgtgtaacttgtgcgattgtttgaaTTCAGGAAATATATCAACGATTTTCGGAAGTATTAAGcggtatgtttttatttaatttctcatataattcatataaatctTTAATGCTTGTCAATACGTTTGTACACATCTGTATTTGAAATAGCTGTTCGTACTAAAAATAacttgaattttaaattattactcTTGAAGTTTTGTTCCTGTTTACCGAATGTTTAAGTAATATGCAAAACTAGAGGAAATGTCACCtttgcaaaaacaatattttttttttaatctcgaATTAATACCTTGGAAGTGTTGTTGATTTGTGAGTCCCGGTTATGGAGATTAAAAACATGTTGACATTTTCTaagaacaacatattttttttgttgggtttaacgtcacaccaacacaattataggtcatatagcgacttttaagctttgattgtggaggaataccccaggtgccctttcgtgcattatttcatcacgggcgggcacctcggtagaaccaccgaccttcgatggcttcctcacatgataattcaacgacccgagtgaggctcgaacccacatcggtgagggacacgTGATTCGAAGAcagcgaccctaaccactcggccacggaggcccctagaaCAACATAATGGTAATAAAACATTGTATCAGAATCATAGTCAtcacatataaaaacaatacactTAATTTTCGTGTCATGTTTTTATGCATGAATAGCGACGATGCACGTTTGTATCACATAAAAAACATGCAGGCCAAGTTCCATCAAAACCCATTCAGTGGTTTGggagaagatgtcgtttgaagaaattatagacgacggacggacacactAAGGACGACGggcacagcgtgatcacaatagcccaCCATGAGCTtttcatgctcaggtgagttaaaatgtttattatccCTATAAAGTCGGGGAagagctgaaaagtcgccatatgaccaatatttgtgtcggtgtgatgttaaacacaACATAAGTTTACAAAAACAACTATTCCTTTAGTCATAAACGCATGTACAAGCGTCtctataaatttaaaaactgaGCACAGAATCGCCCAGTTTGAGGCTGGTCTCTAAACACTCtgttattaaaataataacaatctCACCGATATTTGGAGATCAAAGTTAAGCACACTCCTGAAAAAGTTGTCCCAGAAGACTTTTCTTTGTTGATCTTCCCGTCCATGCCCCATATAGAATGGAAGCTCCTCACGACGATCATAATTATGCCAAAGAGTACAGAAGGACACTGGTACAACCACAAGGAAAGAGGCAATGAAGCAACCTAGCCTTACCTAAAACATATTAATTCCAGTTTATCTACCGAAAATGACAAGTTTTAGGACTGAAAAGGCCGAAAGGTTGAATGCacaaaatatcaatgaaaatataataattcTCTTGTTCATTCAACAAGACTAAAGTCAACAAGACTAAAATCAAGACCTCAGTTTCAACTATCCCCAGCCGAAGGTGGATTGATACCCTTTTCGCCTTGTTTGCCCGGCTGTTCGTCCGAAATTAAAGATGCTgacaattcaaaatatattttagcttgaatcacaaaacctcacataattattgataagcacatgacctttgctcacatatagTATTATTTTCCCTTGGCCttgtaaaagcagagttttcccattgattggaaaaaatattgaaaatacttaTAGTTCAAAAAGTTTTTAGCTAGAATCCCCAAACATCACACGATTCTTAGTTAGCACATGATCTTCGCTTATATCTAACATTGTCTCCCTTGACCAAGTTAAAGCAGAATTTTCCCCTCGAAACAAATAGGAattttgactgtatctaagtaaACTATCGATGAATCgtcatgaaattttacaaatgttgATCACTGTAGAGCGGTGGTACACGTGCATCTTTCATAAAGACCACTTCATTATCCAGggttattgccttttaattgtttcACAATTCGTTAATTCCCATATAACAATGTTATATATTGATGGATCTgcttaaaaaacaaatataaatcactaCAGGATGGTTGTGCATGCACATCTTCTTccatcaggatctcttcagttacttcagagttattgGCCTTGAATTGTTTTAAACTTCATAAATTGCTACAAAACAAAGTcacccattgatggatcttcatagaaattaatacaaatatagatcactgtaGGGTAGAGTtctccccttgattttgtaaaaaatactaaCCAACAAACAATGAAACAGttctattatatattttgtatatctgggaattaaatatctttcaaaatatagtcccctcTTACACAAAACAACCTATTTAGCGGGGGATATACACTCACTAAATTTGCTTGTTCTTATGTAAGTGATGTTTCTCCAATTTTCTTTGTTAGTTCTAAGACACATTTACCTGCATTTACAGTCAATAAACACCCACAACCAACTGGAATGCATCACTTTAATAGAAGGTactagattcagtgttgttatatttctggtcctttgggatcatggagtccattcaatatttatgtCATAGAcgtccgcttaagccggtgctagtgggcgtgagtggtgttgcactttccattacctctcagtcaaaccgagcctgctattattttgcttggatgcattctatgctttcaaaggatctatttatagattttattatttactattttataaaagatatatacCCAGAAATAAGTGTTTCTGTTCGTAGTCTGAACTGCATCAATAATGAGTATTATTCCTGTCGCAAGAAACGCCACGATGATGACAAGAAGTTCAGGGATTCGATGAAAGAAAACTCCAAGGAACACAAAAATGATGCAGAACgctgttaaaatattatatttatcataattattataatgagTATTATAattagtatttttttattattacaatacAACAGCATAATATACTGTACGTCAACTGActtaacatatataataaataataatccACGAATTTTGCTCATATTTCTCAAAGGCAAATATGTTAAAAACGAAGTACCTTCTAGATACTAAGACAATTGCATGATTTATTGAATGACCGTCGTATTGTGTACAATAAGCATCTAACAAAAGAAAAGTACAATTTAATGCTCATGTGTCATTGAAATGACAAGTTACTCACACATTCACTCGCGTcataaataaaaacatagttcTGTATGTGAAAAGTGATGTCATATACTTTACACTATACATGACGTTACTTTACATAGATTAGTTTTGAAGAAGGCAGCTTTGATATTATACTTTAGACATTGCTACGTTTTTGTTCGGCAATATATACGGTGATTTCATGGATTAGTACCGTTTATAAAAATACATAGGAGATACATGtgcatattttataataaatggaAAAAGGCCTAGTCCGCTTCCCTTGACTGGAAaaatgatgaatatatatatatatagtccagAAAAGAAAATGCTTCTCAGAAATAGTatgattttattacatgtatgtgtaataGAGAAACGCtagaaaatacagaaattaatcacaaataaaacaatgtatttaAACAATATTCTAAGAGCATAAAAGTTAATGACAAGCATAAAACATTAGAAGTATCTTAAATGCAAGTGTGATATCTATAAAACATACCTGCATTAACTAAAATAAGTATTGCAAAGGTGAATTTAGCATCGTCTGGATGTAGTTCTTTCATTCTTAAAACAGTGAGCACAATCGCCGCTGCAAGTGCTAAAACTGACGATACAAGTAAAATGCCATTTCTCCATCCTGTCAAACGGATTTGGCACTGAGTatgaaaaacaaaaggaaaacgAAATTGACTGAAGTCATAacatacaattattgccttttagtgAGGTCGATTTAAAAATTTGTCGACCTAGGAAAAATGACATTGACCGCGGGCGTAACCCGAGGTCGATGTCACTTTCTTAGTCGATAAATCCTAATATTAACCACAACTTTAAATGTAGAGTTTATAATAACAGCTAATATTATAATATAGAAACGTTTAATATTAATATCTGCTTAGCTTTCTTTAGCATTTAACTTGGctggtgaaaaaaaaatactagttTTCATAACAATAAATGATATGACTCCAGGTTACTGGTCGGAACTGATGAACATTTCAACGTTTACAATTTGAAATAACATTATGTGAAAAACCTAGCTCAAATCATTCTAAAGATACGTTTCATATTATAGTATGATAACCTAAAATAGTTGCAGTACATTAAATGTTGTAAAGAAACATAATggcatttcttgcataccagacggggatttccggtatttttaccggtgctagaaaaatccatcttacac
This is a stretch of genomic DNA from Mercenaria mercenaria strain notata chromosome 4, MADL_Memer_1, whole genome shotgun sequence. It encodes these proteins:
- the LOC123551277 gene encoding uncharacterized protein LOC123551277 yields the protein MASLDTSERTPLVVKRSQSVTSTFFGYCQIRLTGWRNGILLVSSVLALAAAIVLTVLRMKELHPDDAKFTFAILILVNAAFCIIFVFLGVFFHRIPELLVIIVAFLATGIILIIDAVQTTNRNTYFWVRLGCFIASFLVVVPVSFCTLWHNYDRREELPFYMGHGREDQQRKVFWDNFFRSVLNFDLQISLTMVPIVWPEGIHFNQYDRYFIIPTAIASVVMFTAGHILVWRKEKLMKPCRMSIYCIYSVCWFVILLYAIFLMYEVSTLFCVLC